The sequence AGCTTAGCTGCGTCGAAATTCACAAttcttcacgcttcttgTTCGCATTTTTGTTTTACATTTTTGGAAGCGCATCTCGCAGATCGGCGACGCTATGCAGCATGACCGAACACGATTTCCACCGCAGCTTTGCAGTCACGAATTGCGCGTGCATGTTCTATGGCGTCGGAGTGACCCTGTCGATCCTCCCTGTTTTCGATTGTGCTAACTTAAGTTAGCTTAAAGCCAGCAAAGATGCACGCGTGTGTGCTCGAAACAAACATAAAACTCGAAATAAGTTAAATACACAAACGCACTTCAGgtcaatcaagaatcaagaatgcTTTTATTTTGCAGACAGCAAGGTGAAGCAGGTGAACAGGCAGCAAGTCGCAAGTCGTCATGTGACTGGACAGGAGTAAAGCATGTGCATACTTCTGACTTTGAGCACGTACCTAGTCACCGCATTTGGCGTTGCGTTGCAAGAGTCAACGCACAGACTGTTTCGTGCCAACAAAAGAGAGAAGCCATAGACAGCCAGCTTGGTGTCGAGCACACAGTCATGATTCCGATGAAAGCTCCAATcgagcgagcagcttgctgtTGAGTCAGTCGTGGATGCCAGTGAACAAAGCCGCAAGGCAAGCTAGCCTGCCCGCGTCTGTGCTGCCCAAACTACACGTCGGGCTGTGCTGCTGACCTAGGGACTCCGACCCTGTATCTCGGGATTTTACACCCTAGTGGCCCTTTGCAGCATGCAGACAAACCCAAGCAAAGGCTGTGGCCAGATATTTTAGCGAGAGGTGAGGAAAATGaacagaatcacgaaggaTCTCACAAATCGGGTGTAGATCGTCAAAATCGAACAGTTTCACCGGTCGTCCGTGGTCGATTTaacgaggcagcagcagcacgccTGGAAATTGCGAGAAGCTTCGTGTGCAAAGCCCTAGAATTTTAGACTTGCCGCAAGTCTATTTCGAGCCAACCATCGcgttgattcgtgataaTTCGATAGGCGTCCAAAAATACAGAAAAGGGTTTTCAGCACGCATGAGAGTGAGTTCGAGCGCTTTCTATGTGCATCTCTGAGCATCCATGGCAATCCACAGCGATCTCTGACAATCTTTTGAAGACGTTATCCTTCCTTTTGTGTCGCCAAAATCAGGGTCCAATGCGTGGCAATTCACTGACGCCTTCGGAGTTTACCCTGGACCTGTCAAACAGTCGTGACTCGTAACTGTTCAAACCGCAGCATTCCCCACCCGCCGCCCGCCCGTCGCACGACTCAGCTGCTTGTGGAGCGCGTCGTCATAGACGGTGTACAATGATTGTGTCTTGCTACAACTGGTCTCGCATGAGCTCATACCTATAAAGACATTCCCCGTGTCCGTGCCTAATCATCCCATCTTTTCATCAGACTCACTCAACACTGCCCTCTTACTTAGCAACACTCCCCAGCTCCCCATCACTAGCTCGCACCTTGCCTGCCTCTTTTGTCACAAGCACTCTGCGAACCAACCCAGCATACACGATGGAGTTCTTCTTCCCCGCCGACGTCTTTACCGCTTACCCTCGACAGGGTCCTTCGGCCCGCACCACCTCATTTGGTGCAGGGCCCTCCACCAACCCCTTCAACGGATGTGGTTTCGACAGCCACCCTCTCTTTGCTGACGCCTTCGTCGATGCAATACAACACCAACGCgctgctcgcgctcgtGTCGAGGCTCAACGCGCCGCCCGCGCAGAAGCCGCTCGCCGAGCCAgagctgccgctgccgctgccgccgctcgCCGCGAAGCTGAAGAGCGCCAGGCACAGGCCTACCTGCAGCACATTCTCGaagtgcagcagcgtgagGCTCAGCGCAGACTCCATCTCGAACAGCTCCACCGCCAGCGACAGGAAGCACAGCGCCGACAGCAGTACGCAGAATATCAGCGCCGCAAGGCCTACGCTATCGAGAAGGAACGCCAGCGCATCGCTGCGGCCAGAGTCGCAGAGGATCAGTCCAAGCAactcttgctcgctctcgaGGATCTGATCTTTGGTGGTCTCAACTCGTTCTACCGTGCCTGCCAGCAGGATGACGGcgacaatgacgatgacaatgtcgaACTCGCACACAAGAACGACActgagcagcaggctgTTGCTCCAATGTCTACTACTCAGGCTCCCGCTGCCGATGTCAagggcaagggcaaggctCAGGAAAGCGATGACAACAAGCCAGACATGGAActtgacgatgacgagcacaCACCTGACACAACCAccacagctgctgcacccATCATGACCGATGAGGATCCCGAAGAGGTTGGTCCTGTCCCCACTTCTCCCACTACCGAGGCTACTTCTGCGCCAGCTCCCGTCCCTGCATCCAAGACAGAACAGGTCGTCTTCTCGCATGCTTTCCCCAGCGACGCCAATTTCAACAAGTCAACTATTCGCGCTGATCAAATCAACGTCTCAGTCGACGAAGCTCAGCGCAAGGTGACGGTCTCTGGTCTCTGGAACGACCAGTCCGCCTCCTCTTCAGCCGACGCTTCTCCTGCACGTGCCGCCAGCCCTACCCCCAGCGACACTTCTTCTCGCCGTGGCCGTTCGCGCTCACCCAAGCGAGCCCGGGTTTCAGATGTGGACGAGAACGGCGATGAGATTGTAGCCCCTGACACCGACGCAAACGAAGACGACTTTGTCGAGGTCAGCTTCACTCGAGCTCCTCCAGCCCAGGAAAAGATCCAGAAGAGTTTCGACCTTCCCGCTGGTGCCAACGTCGAAGATCTCCGCGCTGAGCTCACCGACGAGGGTCTCAAGCTCTTCACCACTGTCTCGGCCTGATTTTGATTCTGATGTTGTTTCCGATTTTCGGTTCGTGTTCCCACATATCTTCCGTGACCAATAGCAATCAATACGTTTTGTAGATCAAATCTCCCACAAATagcgagtcacgagtgcgaACCAAAGAAAGTTAGTACAGAAGCATCGTTAAAACATCGCCTGTGTCATCAGCATAATACATTCCGATGTGAAAGCGACCGTCGGCTCTTAGTTTGCGATATCCATCCACCCGCTTTCCCCGCCGGCTGTTGGCTGCACCGCGGTTAGTTATCGCCGCTCGAACCGTCTGTTTCGTCAAGAGATTGAAACGTTGTGTGAAAAACGAGATCGCACGGACACCGAGACACTCATGTCCTCTATAGTTTGTCagtgaatcatgaatgtcAGCCTAAATTGTCTGCATACAGCTTAGTTGTGACTCAGGTGCTGCATTCCCAGTCAGAGAGCTCATTTATCATGCTGCGTCACTCTCAGTGCCGAGTGTGGTACCCTGAAACGTGCTCAACtctagtcgtgagttggtcAACCCCAGTGAAGTTGGCGCGAAAAGTGCCTCGGGCGGTCAGAGCTTTTTCTTATCTCTTAAGCGAGGTTCGTTTGTGGTGTTAGTGAGCTAGTAAGTTGTGGACGCGCAGTGACATGACAGTTCAACAGTGAGTATGACGCGTCCCAGTTTTCTTCGCCTCTTGACTCTTGACATAGGCTTTGACGCAGTTATCAGCGTGGATCGCCGTCGTCATGCTGTCACTCCTTTGCTTGCATTTGGGTTTTCCTCCTGACGCTCCTCGTAGGTTCCTCAACCGCAAAATTCTCCTTCTTTTTGTACTAGAACGGCGCTGAACGAATCCCCGAGATAAGAAAGAAGTAGACTAACTTAGCCGAAAGATTCGATCTAGTCGTgcagcagtcgtgagtgtggaTACGCTAGCACCGAATTGCGGAGTACATCTAACAACCTTCTTATCAGCGCCAGTCAAAGGCGCGCAGTACAAGGTGGATCCCCTCGAACACATCTTCATCCAGGATCACGTGGTGTTTGTGAGCATCACATCGTTCGTTTGCACACAACTTGTGTACAGGCGGAGCACATGCATGCATGCCCTCGTCGACTCTCGCAGCTGTCCACGATGATATAAGCAGACAACTTTTCAGGCAGGTCGTTGCAAAACCACCCTCGCCCCCAGAGCCCATTCTTTGTCCCTAACATCCGTCACAAGAAGAGAAACGCTCTGAAAAGTATTGAAGAGCAGTCGACTGTACTTGTCCGCCAACATGTCGCAAATGATCACGTTGGAACAGGCGACGTGGGCCTGGATCGAGGCAGGTCCACGAAAACACCACATGGCCGTGGGCAAGCGTTTCGTCAAGGGTATTATGGCAGGTTTCTGTAAGTTTACATCGACAGGACCTTGAGATTGCATGCTCGTGGTTCTCTCCATTGGAAATTGCCGTTGACCTTCTTTGAAGCTGGAATCGCGTGCCTTGCGACATCCCTGATAGTGCTCTCAACCGGTGGAATGCTTGTCCAAATCATGTCAGCCAACCCATGGTTCGCCACCAATGCTCCTGGTCTTCTCAAAATCATGCAAGGTGCTGTGTTTCCCGTCGGTCTGTGCATGATCGTCCTCCTGCAAGCCGACCTCGTCACTGGTGAAATGGCTGTCTTCATCATGGCCACCGTCAAGCGAAAGGTTCCTTACTGGGGGTTCCTCTATGGATGGACGATTACGTTCATCGGTAACCTCATCGGTGCGCTCCTGTACGCTGCCTTTCTGGTTCACTTTTCCGAGATCTACACTCCCGCTATGGGTAAAGGTGCCGCCGCCGGTGCAGACGCCAAGGTTTCCGCTATCAACTTCCGCGAACTCTGGCTCCGAGCGATCGGGTGTAACGTGCTCGTCTGCGTCTCTGTCTTTCAAGCCTCGCTTGCCAAGGATGTCGTTTCCAAAGTCGTTGCCAGTTGGTTCCCCATCTTCG comes from Mycosarcoma maydis chromosome 1, whole genome shotgun sequence and encodes:
- a CDS encoding uncharacterized protein (related to formate/nitrite transporter) translates to MSQMITLEQATWAWIEAGPRKHHMAVGKRFVKGIMAGFLLSTGGMLVQIMSANPWFATNAPGLLKIMQGAVFPVGLCMIVLLQADLVTGEMAVFIMATVKRKVPYWGFLYGWTITFIGNLIGALLYAAFLVHFSEIYTPAMGKGAAAGADAKVSAINFRELWLRAIGCNVLVCVSVFQASLAKDVVSKVVASWFPIFVFVAAGFEHVVANMFLINAALMTRQTNFSVGEYIWKSIIASFLGNIIGAALLALPLVYLHGGDEFDPSGGARAGAMSSGVSVNDVTLPGSGHATAMEQDKWAKDIESQVNQAS